Proteins co-encoded in one Methanothermobacter sp. genomic window:
- the pyrC gene encoding dihydroorotase, whose amino-acid sequence MLDLALENCSINQNIVNIGVKDGKIARISKSPLKADKKINIKGKIILPGLIDAHVHLREPGYEYKEDFRTGSMAAAHGGFTTILDMPNTKPETNTAKEFKKKIKIASKKSIIDFGLHASMNKPKEMEKIIPLKPASFKIFTEKIENHKISRIFQTLKGSKIPITFHCEDPHIIEYYTSQLKDETRPEIYSLARPSIAEELATATAITFSHHYNHPTHICHVSSKKTLKLIRSIKAPVTCEITPHHLLLRSKDLKKWGTTAKTNPPLRPEKEAINIKDLKMIDIIATDHAPHTLQEKKENIWDAPPGIPNLEVALKLLLTLNKKKRLKLARIQKMLSERPANIFGLENKGQIKIGMDADFVIIDPKKTGKIKADEFYSKAHYTPFEGKEYIGEPIMTILRGELIMEYGEVLKNKGIHIKSKYTKE is encoded by the coding sequence ATGTTAGACCTAGCACTTGAAAATTGTAGTATAAACCAGAATATAGTGAACATTGGCGTCAAGGATGGTAAAATAGCCAGGATAAGTAAATCACCCCTAAAGGCTGATAAAAAGATAAACATAAAGGGTAAGATTATATTACCAGGGCTTATAGATGCTCATGTACATCTCCGCGAACCAGGCTACGAATATAAAGAAGATTTCAGAACAGGTTCCATGGCAGCCGCCCATGGAGGCTTCACAACAATACTGGACATGCCAAATACAAAACCAGAAACAAACACTGCAAAAGAATTTAAAAAAAAGATTAAAATAGCATCAAAAAAGAGCATAATAGACTTCGGATTACACGCAAGCATGAACAAACCAAAAGAAATGGAAAAGATAATACCGCTAAAACCAGCATCATTCAAAATATTCACAGAAAAAATAGAAAACCACAAAATATCAAGGATATTCCAGACCCTAAAAGGGTCCAAGATCCCAATAACATTTCATTGTGAAGACCCCCACATAATAGAATATTACACAAGCCAACTAAAAGATGAAACCAGACCAGAAATATACTCCCTCGCAAGGCCAAGCATAGCCGAAGAACTTGCAACAGCAACCGCAATAACATTCTCCCACCACTACAACCACCCAACCCATATATGCCATGTAAGCTCAAAAAAAACACTAAAACTTATAAGATCCATCAAAGCCCCCGTAACATGTGAAATAACACCCCACCACCTACTACTCAGATCAAAAGATTTAAAAAAGTGGGGAACCACTGCAAAGACTAACCCACCACTCAGACCAGAAAAAGAAGCCATAAACATCAAAGACCTTAAAATGATTGATATAATAGCCACCGACCATGCCCCACATACACTCCAAGAAAAAAAAGAAAACATATGGGACGCTCCACCAGGAATACCTAACCTAGAAGTGGCCCTAAAACTACTACTCACATTAAACAAGAAAAAGCGCCTCAAACTAGCCAGGATCCAAAAGATGCTTTCAGAAAGACCAGCAAACATATTCGGACTCGAGAATAAAGGCCAGATAAAGATTGGGATGGATGCAGATTTCGTAATCATAGACCCTAAAAAAACTGGTAAAATAAAAGCTGACGAATTCTACAGTAAAGCACATTACACCCCATTCGAGGGCAAAGAATATATTGGAGAGCCGATAATGACAATACTCCGCGGAGAACTGATAATGGAATACGGTGAAGTTTTAAAAAACAAGGGAATCCATATAAAAAGCAAATACACCAAAGAATAA
- a CDS encoding nucleotidyltransferase family protein, which produces MEVEYSFVEEIIREDFQLIVDDAKRPPLYGSSLSDRPIIADFTEYSPLHKGHRHCMFEAKKKIPDGLFVAVIPGPLERSGRGLPYIMTRHARARAAVMVGADIAVEGPPMGVMGSGQYSLCLARMFKALDADYIPRGYRPMEGFQEILDRIKKGHRVVPRPYKIVDLETGETILEGKLEEDNYVILSLSRALGKIGFDFRDKFIFVERLEGISGTLIRKATSEGRLDEIKEMLPHETLKVLRDEISQGRAPLHEIRLEDRIIENANLLGRDELLDLNLFDEKTANAIIENRPFNSIEKILDCIPQGFSKHYKNRILSVLEAKVHKGLISKYIENYPSTVRILDYKNEEVLKEFKDRIPHRRLEIWQ; this is translated from the coding sequence ATGGAAGTTGAATATTCATTTGTAGAGGAGATTATCAGGGAGGATTTTCAGCTTATAGTAGATGATGCTAAACGCCCCCCATTGTATGGGAGTTCATTGTCTGACAGGCCTATTATAGCTGATTTTACAGAATATTCTCCTTTGCATAAGGGTCATAGGCATTGCATGTTCGAGGCCAAGAAGAAGATACCGGACGGTTTATTCGTGGCGGTTATCCCGGGGCCTTTGGAGCGCAGTGGAAGAGGCTTGCCCTATATAATGACTAGACATGCCCGTGCAAGGGCTGCTGTAATGGTAGGGGCTGATATTGCAGTTGAGGGACCCCCAATGGGTGTTATGGGCTCTGGACAATATTCTCTTTGTCTTGCTAGGATGTTCAAGGCCCTTGACGCTGATTATATCCCGCGGGGTTATAGGCCAATGGAAGGTTTCCAGGAGATCCTGGATAGGATAAAGAAGGGGCATAGGGTGGTTCCACGCCCTTATAAGATAGTTGACCTTGAAACTGGTGAGACAATATTGGAGGGTAAACTTGAAGAGGATAATTATGTCATACTATCACTTTCAAGAGCCCTTGGGAAGATAGGGTTCGATTTTAGGGATAAGTTCATTTTCGTAGAACGTTTAGAGGGTATAAGTGGCACCTTGATCAGGAAGGCCACGTCAGAGGGTCGGCTTGACGAAATAAAAGAGATGTTACCCCATGAAACGCTTAAGGTTCTCAGGGATGAAATCAGCCAAGGCAGAGCACCATTACATGAAATCCGCCTCGAAGATCGGATAATAGAAAACGCAAACCTCCTAGGACGTGATGAACTGCTAGACCTTAACTTGTTTGATGAAAAAACTGCTAACGCCATCATAGAAAATAGACCATTTAATAGTATAGAGAAGATATTGGATTGCATCCCACAAGGTTTTAGTAAACATTATAAGAATCGTATATTATCTGTGCTAGAGGCAAAAGTTCATAAAGGTCTGATTTCTAAGTATATAGAAAATTATCCTTCCACCGTAAGAATATTAGATTATAAGAATGAAGAAGTTTTAAAAGAGTTTAAAGATAGAATACCACATAGGAGGCTAGAGATATGGCAGTGA
- a CDS encoding peptidylprolyl isomerase, whose translation MAVKKGDFVRLEFTGRVKETGEVFDTTIEDVAKEAGLKIKKVFGPVPVIVGGGHLIKGLDEALLGMEEGEEKHVELHPEEAFGKRDPSLVRLIPMIEFKRQGIKPKVGMSITLEGHEGRIQSIDGGRVRVDFNHELAGKTLEYDIKVEEIIKDDTEKVKSMIQLYYPLDRINLDKIQVEIDDGTVKIYMDELSRFDRRPYMDVTLSRFRIARDIWENMDIEKVEFVDAFTKKEKEEN comes from the coding sequence ATGGCAGTGAAAAAAGGAGATTTTGTAAGATTAGAATTCACAGGACGCGTCAAAGAGACCGGTGAGGTCTTCGACACCACCATAGAAGATGTTGCCAAAGAGGCCGGTCTTAAAATCAAAAAAGTCTTCGGGCCAGTTCCCGTGATTGTTGGGGGAGGCCATCTTATCAAGGGTTTGGATGAAGCTCTTCTTGGCATGGAAGAAGGGGAAGAAAAACATGTTGAACTTCACCCAGAAGAAGCTTTCGGTAAAAGGGATCCCAGCCTTGTAAGGCTTATACCGATGATAGAATTTAAAAGGCAAGGTATTAAGCCAAAGGTTGGTATGAGCATAACCTTAGAGGGTCATGAAGGCAGGATCCAGAGTATAGATGGTGGCCGTGTCCGTGTAGATTTTAATCATGAACTTGCAGGCAAAACCCTTGAATATGATATTAAAGTTGAGGAGATAATCAAGGATGATACTGAGAAGGTTAAGAGTATGATACAATTATATTATCCATTGGATAGGATCAACCTTGATAAGATCCAGGTTGAAATTGATGATGGTACAGTTAAGATTTACATGGATGAGTTGAGCCGCTTTGATAGAAGGCCATACATGGATGTTACCCTTTCAAGGTTCAGGATTGCCAGGGATATCTGGGAGAACATGGACATAGAAAAGGTGGAATTTGTTGACGCGTTCACAAAAAAAGAAAAGGAGGAGAATTAG
- a CDS encoding glycoside hydrolase family 38 C-terminal domain-containing protein, with product MDEKFVIHLVPHTHYDAIWVFTKEDYFYINIDMILKAVIKLMEKSKDYKFLIEQTYLLEEIERRYPELFNKIKKYIKEERIEIADGEYLMADTMLPQEETLIREILIGKKYLKEKFNLDVEVMWQADSFGLNAQLPQIYRKCGYKYLAFRRGSPENKPSEFLWEGLDKTRILTHFMPLGYRAGLYFKKLEKNFQTLKELAATNHILMPSGSGVTMPQPNTEKIVKKWNKTHKNSKMIISTSKNFFKKLEKSTKNLPIRKGEMYSGRYSEVFPDVASSRIWIKKSLRKYENWLNTFERFSTIKFLLDNHYPEEIYECWKKLLFLAFHDVAPGTGVDEVYEEVKQNIKFLKQQLTTLTPKVLKAITTKGSQKGDIIVYNPFPWDSKNWVEVDLNFEENRIKNISMLECEGKEIDIEVLKETRHADGSIKSAKIGFTAEAPPLGYRVYKILEKGRKKGKDSIEVLDNTIRNRFFELSYSPKNGLIKIKMDGEEILKGNEIILEEEIGDLYNHKEGLKEALKRESSKGIKYGAFKVKDIRIGGSDLRKVLEIKVDYYSLRWPYRLTKKWKPRIWRHKSLTCTKKIIIYRDIPRIDFEIKLENKHPRTRIRVLFETPFTNPTYNSETQFGAITRKTDQYYFTADDWKEKPSGTSPSLRWIAYEENGKGVALLNLGNPEHEIRDGNIYFTLLRSVDLLSTDGKAGPIIPVPDAMEFKEYTFKYSIYPYNGNWKKSKVYKMGYEFNYGLISLQLDNKAYKTSESFLEIRPDNIILTAFKRSEEEDHVILRFYEATGKNTKACLRFFEKPKSVEVVNMLEEKDEEFDKEIIMDGESIKLNMNPFEIVTLKLEF from the coding sequence ATGGATGAAAAATTTGTTATACACCTCGTCCCACATACACATTACGATGCAATATGGGTTTTCACAAAAGAAGACTATTTCTATATAAATATTGACATGATACTCAAAGCCGTGATAAAACTCATGGAAAAATCCAAAGACTACAAATTCTTAATAGAACAAACATACCTCCTCGAAGAAATCGAAAGAAGATACCCTGAATTATTCAATAAAATAAAAAAATACATCAAAGAAGAGAGGATCGAAATAGCAGACGGCGAATACCTAATGGCAGACACAATGCTACCACAAGAAGAAACACTCATAAGAGAAATACTCATAGGCAAAAAATACCTAAAAGAGAAATTCAACCTAGACGTAGAAGTCATGTGGCAAGCCGACAGCTTCGGGTTAAACGCCCAACTCCCACAAATATACCGAAAATGTGGCTATAAGTACCTAGCCTTCAGAAGGGGATCCCCAGAGAATAAACCATCAGAATTTCTCTGGGAAGGACTCGACAAGACAAGGATACTAACACACTTCATGCCACTAGGTTACAGGGCGGGCCTATACTTCAAAAAACTCGAAAAAAACTTCCAAACCCTCAAAGAACTTGCAGCTACTAACCATATATTAATGCCATCAGGCAGCGGCGTTACAATGCCACAACCCAACACAGAAAAAATCGTTAAAAAATGGAACAAAACACACAAAAACTCTAAGATGATAATATCAACATCAAAAAATTTCTTTAAAAAATTGGAAAAGTCCACCAAGAACCTCCCAATTAGAAAAGGCGAAATGTACAGTGGCCGATACTCAGAAGTATTCCCTGATGTTGCATCAAGCAGAATTTGGATAAAAAAGAGCTTGCGAAAATATGAAAACTGGTTAAACACCTTCGAGAGATTCTCGACCATAAAATTCCTCCTAGATAATCATTATCCAGAAGAAATCTATGAATGCTGGAAAAAACTTCTATTCTTAGCATTTCATGACGTGGCCCCAGGCACGGGAGTCGATGAAGTATACGAAGAAGTTAAACAGAACATAAAATTCCTCAAACAACAACTCACCACACTCACGCCCAAAGTTTTAAAGGCCATCACAACCAAAGGAAGCCAAAAAGGGGACATAATAGTCTATAATCCATTCCCCTGGGATTCCAAAAATTGGGTTGAAGTCGATTTAAACTTTGAAGAAAACAGAATAAAAAATATTAGCATGCTAGAATGTGAAGGAAAAGAAATAGACATTGAAGTATTAAAAGAGACTAGACACGCCGACGGGTCGATAAAATCTGCTAAGATAGGTTTCACAGCAGAAGCACCCCCACTCGGTTACAGAGTATATAAAATCCTCGAAAAAGGGCGAAAAAAGGGAAAAGATAGTATAGAAGTCCTTGATAATACTATCAGGAACAGATTCTTCGAATTGTCATATTCACCAAAAAATGGGCTGATCAAAATTAAAATGGACGGGGAAGAAATCCTCAAAGGCAATGAAATAATACTCGAAGAAGAAATAGGAGACCTATACAATCACAAAGAAGGATTGAAAGAAGCCTTGAAAAGAGAATCAAGCAAGGGGATAAAATATGGTGCCTTCAAGGTCAAAGACATCCGCATAGGAGGTTCAGATCTTAGAAAAGTATTAGAAATTAAAGTTGACTACTATTCACTAAGATGGCCTTACCGCCTAACAAAAAAATGGAAACCCCGAATCTGGAGGCACAAATCTCTAACCTGCACCAAAAAAATAATAATCTACAGGGACATTCCCAGGATAGATTTCGAAATAAAATTAGAAAATAAGCATCCCCGGACAAGAATACGAGTACTCTTCGAAACACCCTTCACTAACCCCACCTACAATTCCGAAACACAATTCGGGGCCATCACAAGGAAAACAGACCAATACTACTTCACAGCAGATGATTGGAAGGAAAAACCCTCAGGAACGTCCCCATCACTCCGATGGATAGCCTATGAAGAAAATGGGAAAGGCGTCGCACTCCTAAACCTTGGCAACCCAGAACATGAAATAAGGGATGGAAACATATACTTCACGCTATTAAGATCAGTAGACCTATTATCAACCGATGGAAAAGCAGGACCCATAATACCAGTACCAGATGCTATGGAATTCAAAGAATACACATTCAAATACTCAATATACCCTTACAATGGTAACTGGAAAAAATCAAAAGTCTACAAGATGGGATACGAATTCAACTATGGACTAATCAGTCTACAATTAGATAACAAAGCATATAAGACTAGCGAATCATTCCTGGAAATCAGACCAGACAATATCATACTCACAGCATTTAAAAGATCAGAAGAAGAAGACCATGTAATACTAAGATTCTATGAGGCCACTGGAAAAAATACGAAAGCTTGTTTAAGATTCTTCGAAAAACCTAAAAGTGTAGAAGTTGTTAACATGCTAGAAGAAAAGGATGAAGAATTTGACAAAGAGATCATCATGGATGGCGAGTCCATAAAACTCAATATGAACCCCTTTGAGATCGTCACATTAAAACTTGAATTCTAA
- a CDS encoding HAD-IIB family hydrolase codes for MYIIFTDLDNTLLDKKYSYSEAEKVLRKLKKAKIPIIFCSAKTRREQEKIREKMGVYHPFIVEDGSAIYIPKGYFKETKGKPTDDYEIILLGTKLENIIKEIKKLQKKGYKIKGYQDMTPEEIAEITGLNIHDAKLAKDREFSETITEYDEEALEKLKRKFNVQIGGRFIHVFGKEADKGKAIKILTKFYKKEHEKIKTIGIGDSYTDEPLLKAVDIPALVKGYNGKWAKLNVKNLYHAKGAGPKGWAETIKKFIPRVKQNG; via the coding sequence CTGTACATCATCTTCACAGACTTAGACAACACACTATTAGACAAGAAATATTCCTATAGTGAAGCCGAAAAAGTTCTTAGAAAATTAAAAAAGGCCAAAATACCCATTATTTTTTGTTCTGCCAAAACCCGTAGAGAACAGGAGAAAATAAGGGAAAAGATGGGAGTATACCACCCATTCATAGTAGAGGATGGATCAGCAATCTACATCCCCAAAGGATATTTCAAAGAAACGAAAGGCAAACCGACAGACGACTATGAAATTATCCTCCTAGGCACAAAACTTGAAAATATAATCAAAGAAATCAAGAAACTGCAAAAAAAAGGGTATAAGATAAAAGGCTACCAAGACATGACCCCAGAAGAAATCGCAGAAATTACAGGGCTAAACATCCATGATGCCAAACTCGCCAAGGACAGAGAATTCAGCGAAACCATCACAGAATACGACGAAGAAGCATTGGAAAAACTAAAAAGAAAATTCAACGTCCAAATAGGGGGCAGATTCATACACGTCTTCGGCAAAGAGGCTGATAAAGGCAAAGCCATAAAAATCCTCACAAAATTCTACAAAAAAGAACATGAAAAAATCAAAACAATAGGCATAGGAGATTCATATACCGATGAACCACTCCTAAAAGCCGTAGACATCCCAGCACTCGTAAAAGGATACAATGGCAAATGGGCCAAATTAAACGTGAAAAACCTCTACCATGCAAAAGGGGCCGGGCCCAAAGGTTGGGCAGAAACCATAAAAAAATTCATCCCCAGGGTGAAACAAAATGGATGA
- the mpgS gene encoding mannosyl-3-phosphoglycerate synthase → MLVESPKGVENIGPIKVYYPQSIIKLESRTSTLSALNFPKEDLKQILEDFSIIIPIKNENIKLFDSVIRSIPSDCHIIVISNSNKEKCEKEMKVVENFHNIAGDPIIFAHQKDPTIGSVLEDIGYTNILSDGIVRDGKGEGLIIGLLINKCLGRKYVGFVDADNYMPTSIYEYVLDFAIGIAMSKTPYSMVRLLWKYKPKATGNGLHLEKWGRVSRITNKYMNLLLSNRLGYETDIIKTGNAGEHAMSMELAERLAYSSGYSFEPYQLIHMLESADDLNLKKEIEVFQIETLSPHMHENKGREHIKDMILSSLSTIYYSRLSDKNLQKKIIKELKDKNILKDDRPPKNTIIPPIKDINAKKFINSIKRESNIFMELR, encoded by the coding sequence ATGCTTGTCGAGTCACCTAAAGGCGTTGAAAATATAGGCCCCATTAAAGTATATTATCCACAGAGTATAATCAAATTAGAATCTAGAACTTCAACTTTATCTGCTCTTAATTTTCCAAAAGAAGATCTTAAGCAGATCCTTGAAGATTTCTCTATTATAATACCCATTAAAAATGAAAATATAAAATTGTTTGATAGTGTGATCCGTTCAATACCTTCTGATTGTCATATAATAGTAATTTCGAATAGTAACAAGGAAAAATGCGAAAAAGAGATGAAAGTTGTGGAGAATTTTCACAACATAGCAGGAGACCCTATAATCTTCGCGCATCAGAAAGACCCTACTATCGGATCAGTATTAGAAGATATCGGGTATACAAATATACTCAGTGATGGGATCGTAAGGGATGGTAAAGGCGAAGGCCTAATCATCGGCCTTCTAATAAACAAATGCCTTGGAAGAAAATATGTTGGTTTTGTTGATGCTGACAATTATATGCCGACATCAATCTATGAGTATGTTCTAGATTTTGCAATTGGAATTGCAATGTCAAAGACGCCTTATTCAATGGTTAGGCTCTTATGGAAGTATAAACCAAAGGCCACAGGTAATGGATTACATCTTGAAAAGTGGGGTCGTGTTTCAAGGATTACGAACAAATACATGAATTTACTTTTAAGCAACCGATTAGGATATGAAACCGATATTATAAAGACTGGAAATGCAGGAGAGCATGCCATGAGCATGGAACTGGCCGAAAGATTAGCATATTCTTCTGGTTATTCCTTCGAACCCTACCAATTGATCCACATGCTAGAATCCGCAGACGACCTAAATCTCAAAAAGGAGATTGAAGTATTCCAGATAGAAACTTTAAGCCCACATATGCATGAAAACAAAGGCAGAGAACATATCAAGGATATGATACTCAGTTCATTATCAACTATTTATTATAGTAGGCTATCTGACAAGAACTTACAAAAAAAAATAATAAAAGAACTAAAGGATAAAAACATCCTAAAGGATGATAGACCACCAAAGAATACTATAATACCACCTATCAAAGACATTAACGCCAAAAAGTTTATAAATTCCATAAAGAGAGAGTCTAATATCTTCATGGAATTGAGGTGA
- the serS gene encoding serine--tRNA ligase: MKFKLKGRIIFNKDVSPAMEEIEEFIERANKDLLLKGSKEEKDASKIIQWEVKGKEIHLTIVSGRRVRAHDGLLRLKKPLTQLLGPKYHIGIRKMVADDYTFNTKISRDVPEEKLDEIKELPFVNTLKIEEDTLKIHFKPLDEKELRRHVIDRVVKQVKNIIEFEEDLTVKVTKAKPGEIVAKSRPYKPIFTGDPTEEAIRRGWVKKFPGRGQWFYTPPITALHRALEELVIQKIVKPLKFQECLFPKLIPLPIMQKMRYLEGLPEGMYYCNAPRRDPETFEKFKKELIIKKEIPIDLLKKGLKDPGYVIAPAQCEPFYQFLSHEIVDKEDLPIKFYDRSGWTYRWEAGGAKGLDRVHEFQRIELVWLGTPEQTEKIRNKTVELSQKLSDELELEWYTEIGDDPFYLEGRKIEERGIEFPDIPKYEMRITLPGEEKGVAVISANVHGTHFIEGFSIKEAHGEKIWTGCTGIGLTRWVFGFLAQKGFETDNWPKAIKNKIKEVEIPPIITWP; the protein is encoded by the coding sequence ATGAAATTTAAACTCAAAGGGAGAATAATTTTCAATAAAGACGTATCACCCGCAATGGAAGAAATAGAAGAATTCATAGAAAGAGCCAATAAGGATCTCTTGTTAAAGGGTTCAAAGGAGGAAAAAGACGCTTCAAAAATAATCCAATGGGAGGTCAAAGGCAAAGAGATCCACCTGACAATAGTATCAGGTAGGAGAGTAAGAGCCCATGACGGACTTTTAAGACTTAAAAAACCATTAACCCAACTACTAGGACCAAAATATCATATCGGGATCCGTAAAATGGTTGCCGACGATTACACTTTCAACACAAAAATATCCAGAGACGTCCCAGAAGAAAAATTAGATGAGATCAAAGAATTACCCTTTGTAAACACTTTAAAAATTGAAGAAGACACCCTAAAAATCCATTTCAAACCATTAGATGAAAAAGAGCTTAGAAGACACGTTATTGACCGTGTGGTTAAACAAGTCAAAAACATCATAGAATTTGAAGAAGACTTAACAGTGAAGGTTACAAAGGCAAAACCCGGGGAAATAGTGGCTAAAAGCAGACCTTACAAGCCAATATTCACTGGAGACCCTACAGAGGAGGCTATAAGGCGTGGATGGGTTAAAAAATTCCCAGGGAGGGGGCAATGGTTCTACACACCACCCATCACAGCCCTCCATAGGGCCCTCGAAGAACTTGTAATCCAAAAGATCGTCAAACCACTAAAGTTCCAAGAATGCCTATTCCCAAAACTCATACCACTACCAATAATGCAAAAAATGAGATACCTCGAAGGATTACCAGAAGGCATGTACTATTGCAACGCCCCGCGCAGAGACCCTGAAACTTTCGAAAAATTCAAAAAAGAGCTCATAATAAAAAAAGAGATACCCATAGACTTACTCAAAAAAGGCTTGAAAGATCCGGGTTATGTTATAGCGCCAGCACAATGCGAACCTTTCTACCAATTCCTATCACACGAAATAGTAGACAAAGAGGATTTACCAATAAAATTCTATGACCGCAGCGGATGGACCTACCGATGGGAAGCCGGAGGCGCTAAAGGACTAGACAGAGTCCACGAATTCCAACGAATAGAACTAGTCTGGCTTGGAACCCCAGAACAAACAGAAAAAATAAGAAACAAAACCGTTGAATTATCACAGAAACTATCAGATGAACTCGAACTTGAATGGTACACCGAAATCGGAGACGACCCATTCTACCTAGAAGGGCGGAAAATAGAAGAAAGGGGCATAGAATTCCCAGACATACCAAAATACGAAATGCGAATAACACTTCCCGGAGAAGAAAAAGGAGTGGCAGTCATATCAGCTAATGTGCACGGAACACACTTCATAGAAGGATTCTCAATAAAAGAAGCCCACGGAGAAAAAATATGGACAGGATGCACAGGGATAGGCCTCACAAGATGGGTGTTCGGATTCTTAGCCCAAAAAGGTTTCGAAACCGATAACTGGCCCAAAGCAATAAAAAACAAGATAAAAGAAGTTGAAATCCCCCCAATAATAACCTGGCCATGA
- a CDS encoding KEOPS complex subunit Pcc1 — MMIKAKIRLDYEDDETAWITFKALEPDNRGFIDGEIIGKSIIFRLESEYIGSIRQSIDDLLVSEMIIEKIW, encoded by the coding sequence ATGATGATAAAAGCAAAAATCAGATTAGATTACGAAGACGATGAAACTGCTTGGATAACCTTCAAAGCACTTGAACCAGACAATCGAGGTTTCATAGATGGTGAGATAATAGGTAAGAGTATAATATTCAGGTTAGAAAGTGAATATATAGGTAGTATACGTCAAAGTATCGACGATCTACTAGTCTCTGAAATGATAATCGAAAAAATATGGTGA